In Cryptomeria japonica chromosome 5, Sugi_1.0, whole genome shotgun sequence, the genomic window AAGATGCAACTGTACCCATTAACGCATGCGCATTACCTCTAGTTCATCGGCATATTTTTCGTAGTTGAAGGGAAGGATCTCCTCGTCTACAAGCTTGAGGGAAACTAATCCCCAGATTGCTGCCACTGAATATAAGACACCCAATCACAAATTCAGGAATTTATTCCATAACATATCTATCCAATTATGGTTTCTCCACCGAAAGAAAAAAGTAAGAGAAAAGAATTGTATCTTATCAAGTTCACACCAAGATAAAGTTGGTAATATCACCTGCAACGTGTCTCTGAAACAAAGGGTCTCCAAAAATTTGCATCCACATGTAGTTATCGTACAGAGAATGATAGACCGGGTAGTCTGCTCAGAATTTAATTCACGTCAATATTTGCTGTAAAGCCCCACTGCAAGGCTGCTTTCAGTGATCAAGATTTTATCTTTTGAGATCTTACACTGATGGAAACATTAATCAAGTGGGTTTACAAGTTTACTTATTTAGGATATACATGCCATAAATGCAAACAACCTTTTCCGAAGTAGATATCTACTGCAGGCACGCCAACGTGATGAAGGAAAGACACAAAGTCTGAGCCGCCTCCTCCTAATCTACCAATCTGGCATTCAACACAGTAAAATAGAATTAGCAGAACTACCAGATTGAAAATTTTAGTGACAAGTATAGGAAGTTCATACAGCTTACCCTTGTCTCGGATTGCAAACCCGATAGACCCCATGCTTGATAGACAGTCCTTGATGCATCTTCGGGATCAGGCACCTAGAGAAAAAGGACACTCAGTTATGGAAAACACAATATATTAAATTGTTGCAACACTCTTTTACCTCTTACAGAAGGTTTCAGAACACAATATTTGGGTTTGTCAAGGCAAAATATACCTTTCGTGTAGCATCTTCCACAAGGTTATCTAGCTGGGGTGTAGCAAAGGCAAAAAACCCAGGCCCAGCTACTGCACAATCCACATTGATGTATGCAACGGCTCTCGAGTGTAATAAATCGAAATTTTGCTCCACCCACTCTGTCGATCCAATCTGTACAATGATAAGCACATCAGACAAAACACTGATACGTCGAAGCTTCACGTCCTATGTTTTAGTGAAGGCTCTAATTTTATCTCAGACTATACAGTATTCTATTGGAACTATGAGAAGAAAGGACTATCTATATAAAATCTATGTTAGTTCTGTCAACTGGTGCTTACAGATCCATACTCCTCGGCATCCCAGCTACATAAGATGATAGTCCTCCTGGGCCGCCAGCCTTGTTTAAGCAGCTTGCCAAATCTTTGAGCAATCTGTATAGACGAAGGAAATAGATCAGATATATCTCTAAGGacataaaagaaagaaataacagtTTAAATAGGCTGTCGATCATACATCCAGAAGTGCAGCTGTTCCACTGTTGGGATCAACCGCCCCAAAAGTCCATGCATCACGATGATTTCCAAGCAAAACATACCTGAAAAAGCAAACAACATAAAATTTCAAGCCACAATCAAATAGATGGGGATGTTTACCCATGGAGGTAAAAGTAGGCAGACTCTTTACCGGTCAGGTTCATCCACTCCTTTAATCTCTGCAAACACGTTCCTAATCGGCGCGACAGTCTGGTTTGCCTGCAACCATGATACCCAATATCATCAAAAGTTATAATCTAAAATGGTATTTAACCAGAAATGAGTGAGGAAACAAAAAGTAGCCTCCAAACCAATGAATGAAGTGATCTCCAACCGAACATCACAGTGCAACAACACGGCACAGACTACATGAAAGTCCGGCTTTGGATTCAGCAAGACAAGGGCATTTGAATTTTCAATGATTAAAACCATCCATAAGTTAAGAAGAAAGGTGTGTACCGTTTGTGAAAAGTGTGTGTACGCTAGAGGGACGTGCAATTTGTATGGTTGGCACATGAAGGAAGAAAGGAAGGAGTAAGGGTGTGCTTACCACGTAAGTAAGGTTGAGAATGGCAGGGCCTGGTCCAAGGCGATAAAGAGGCAAATCCAAAGCACCTTGCCAATGAGGAGGAGCGAGTGGGCCAGCTAAAGAGCCCATCACCAGGAAGGCGTCTTCTGCAGAGATTGGCAGGGAGGGAATTGGTGGTAGCAGGGCCTCTATTTCATTGGCAGACAGCCTCTCTGAATTAGCGGTGCTTGGCCAGCCAGGAGACAAGGGATCTCCAGAGCCCTCCAGGACTGTGCCTCTTTGGATTCCACTGCTTGGCAGCCATTTGGAGTTGGGATAGCTTACTCCTCCGCTCTTCTTGCCTCCTGCATACTCCTGTGGATCAGAATACATGACCACTGCCACCGCTCCTGCACCCGCTGCATTCTTCACTATATCACCTCTGAAAATCATTCCTTGTCGAGCAATTGCAATGCAACCGCTAACATTGATGCCCAGCTCTTTCAGCTTTGCAAAATCCTCCACGCGCCCATAGTTAACGTAAACCACAAGTGCAGCAGCCTGCCCACTAGGAGAATAGGCATGGAATCCAGGAATTGTCTTGGAGCTTCTACTGAAAGGATCACCCTTTTCTTCCCTTTCTCTGAGTTTCAGATGCCTGCTCTGTTCGCCCGGTAAGCTTAGAACCAGAGACCTACTCACAGGATAACTAAGCAGTACATTGTAATCTCTATAGTAGGAAGTTAAACCGtacttcctgaaactagacaaaaCATATTCTGCAGTTGCGAAGTTCTCTGGAGTGCCAGCGACATGAGGCTCCGCAGTAAGCTTCTGCAAGTGCATTGCAATGCTTGCATTGCTTCCCATCTTGAGAAAATGGTGATGGAACTCCTCTCTTCGTCCTCGGATGTCGTGCCCTCGCCAGGACGTTAAATTCATGGAGCTTACAAAGAGGCCGATGAGAACAACTGCAACTAGGAGGAAGGCACTATTTAAGAATGCCTTGATTAGAGCTCCTTTCTTGAATCTCAGTTGCAGCAATGAAGTTTGGAGCTCTGCCGACTCATCAACATTCAGATGAATCATGCGCACCCTTTCCAAGGAGTCATCACCCGAACTCATCAGAGGACCACCATGATACAAGTACTGAAGTTGCTCCATGGATGCCTAGCACTTCAGTTCCTCAGTTCACAAGCCCAAATCAAAACCACTAAAACAGCAGGGGAAGAGAAAACAGAGCTGCTGGAGATAGAAAACCGGCGGTTTCACTATGAATAAACCTACAGGACATCAAGCTAGCTCAAAATGCAGGCTGCCATTGCATCTACAGGATCTCACCCAAAAGCTTTTGTACACTCAATAGGCCACCCAGTTACTACCCATATACATTAATTCTACTGAAATATAAACCCCAAGACATGGCGGACAAGAAGTGAAAGATGGCTGGAGCAGGGATTCAGGAGGAGAGGTATAAGTACTTATATGGCATAAAAACGAAGAATGGTACGGAGCCCACGCTGCAGAAAATGCTACAGTGACAGCAGAGAGCGAACAAGAACAAATTCCGTGGGGGACGTTCTGTTTAATTCTTGAGGCGGCAGAGGCCCAAGCGGTCGCAAAGAAACAGAATCAGATCATCCCAGGACATAAAAAACCAttaagtgaaagattttggaataTGGAAGTGGAGGCgcattaaaaaaaggaaaaagagaagagAACAGAAATCTGTGGCTATCGGAAAGGGATAACTGTCCTGAACTGTAGGCGTGGCGGCATGCAGGTGAGTGCAATTAGTCCTCCATAACTGCAATGCGAGTGGGTGAAAAAAAAGGTAACGGCCCATTTCACCACGTCATTCTCGTCCGTTTCACAGCATGTAGGCATGTATCATTCATCATTCTATCATTCATCATTCTGGCGAGCACTCCCTCTGAGCTGTAATTCTGCCATTAATGCGGCGGCGGCATAAGCGACGTCTCGTCCTTTGTCCCATTTGCAAATCATATTAATGCGGGACTACTTCAATGTTTGTGGCAATTAAGTGGGCGAGAATCTATAAAAAGAAAGGCAAAGTGCAAAGTATCCAAGATATTCTTTTTGTACGCCGAGGCGGAATGGAAAAGATCTTTCCCAATCTCCTTTCCTCTACCCATACCGCACAATTATTTCTCTTTCCTATTACACTGCAGTTTCTCCTCTTCCCCATGAACATTGACGCCCGTTTACACGTTTTAGCtttgtttttttaaaaagtaatagGTAATACTTTTAAAAAGTTATAAATCACAATAATGAGATGCTTTAAAATGATATATGTGAGGTCAAAAACATTCATAGTCAAATTATAACATCATAATATTGTTGTGGGGTTATTGTTGTGGGGTTATTAAGGTTTAAATTTTCTTAAGGTCTAAAGTTTACAACATGTGTCTTCCTTGAACATTTTTTTCACACATTTCGTAAGTTTGaatatacaaaattataaaacAGAAAAATAAAGGTAACATCATAATATTGTTGTGGTGATTTAAGGTTTAAATTTCTTTCAAATTGTTTAAGTCACAATTATGTGTAAATTCATTAGGTTATTTTGCTCACACATTTTGTGCCTTTGCTATGTCATTGTGCTCACAAGTTTGAACATAAATTGATATAAATCATAAAAATAAGGACATTATAGTGGTCATACAATCATAGTGTTGTTGTGGTGGTTGTTAAGGTTTAAACTTTTTTTAAGTCGTTAAGTTCACAATTATTTCTCTTCATTGGGTCATTGAGCTCACACGTTGTGTGCTTTCTTTATGTTGTGTTCACAAATTTAAACATGGTGATAATGTCTTGGGGAATAATTGCCCCCAACAGTGGTCTTAGCAAGAAAACTATTTGAAAGAGATCTTGTAAGTGGTCACTTTGGGCTTGGACGTGGCCAAAAACTCAAGTTTAGCAAATCAAAAAATATAATGCATTTAAGTTTTTAACATCCATACTAAAGATTAAGTTATCCAAATTTGACTCACCACTACCATGTGAGTCATCAATAGTAGGCACACTCATGATTGATAAAGTGGAATTGACTAGTAAGTTCATGAATCAATATTAAGTGTAATCATAAAAATAAGGATAGTGTAGTGGTCAAATCATAAAATCACACTGTTGTTGTGGTGGAACTTGTTAAGGTTTAAGCTACTTTTAAGTTGTTAAGTTCACAATTATGTGTCTTCATTGGGTCATTGAACACACATGTTGTGTGCTTTTGCTATGTTGTATTCACAAGTTCGAACATGGTGGTAATGTCTTGTGGAAGAATGCCTCCCAATAGTGGTCTTATTTAATAGTTGGAAAAAGATTTTGTAGTGGTCCTTTTTAGCTTGGACGAAGCCAAAAACTCAAGTTTACCAAATCATAAAATATAACACATTATTGTTTTAACATCCATACGAAAGATAATGTTATCCAAATTTGGATCACCACTACTATGCGAGTCATCATTAGTAGGCACACTCATGATTGATTGATAGAGTGGAATTGACTACTAAGTTTATGAATcaatattatgtgtaatcatggggGATTAGACAAGTTACTCTCCTCATAAGGAAGGAAATATCCATTGTGGATGAGGATGTTTTGTCAAAAAATTGTTATAGATAGTAGGGTTGTTTATGGAATAATTCTCTAATTGTATGTtagtaagtttttggaggaagatATCAATATGGATAGCTTGTATTTCAAATATTGCTTCTAAATGCACTCTTTATGACCAAATATCCATCATTTTGTTGCTCAACTTGTTATATGGCTTGGGCGTGGTTTTCTTTAATGAGTAAATAATAGGAGTGGAATGTTACTCTTAACTTTTGCACAATGGTTTTAAACCAATCTTCTTTGATTATTTGGCACATTAGTATAATATACTAAAAATAACCCAAATAAAAAGTATGTGGATGAGAAACATTATAATGATTATTATTCGAATGCCCTTTAATTTTGACTTATGAATGGATGTTAAATCATTCATAGGAGAGTGCAAGGCCTAATGGGCCAAATAGCAGGAATGGGAAAAATAATCTATACTTAACCAAATCAAAAAATAGATTTTTTCCTTATTTGGCTTAGATAGAAGTTCAATTTAGCTTTGGTAGTACCAAATCAAAATTAATATCCATTCTAAATGgacattttttttaacaaaattaaaTGGATATCAGTTGTACATGTGTTTGAAACCTATGACTAATTACTCATGACTAATATCTTATCCTTAGTTCAAATCTTATACTTAGTTCAATAGCAAAAatgaatattagatatttaatgatATCCATTTCGTGCAATCCTCCATGTTCCCTAGCCTTAGTAAGTGATCAACACTTCACATaagtatttttcttattttctcttaattgaattatatccaatattacataaaaaaatatttaaattaatttgggttttttttttaattttattgaatgtatttcatgttgttgttACAACATAGATTTCGAGTTTTTCGGTTTGATTTACTATGTTATGTGTTTGTTGCATTTTTCATATAGTTTAAGGTATTCAATTAACTTGAATATGGTTTAGAGTTTATTTTTTTATCTTGTGTTCTAACTAT contains:
- the LOC131028164 gene encoding probable glutamate carboxypeptidase LAMP1, which produces MEQLQYLYHGGPLMSSGDDSLERVRMIHLNVDESAELQTSLLQLRFKKGALIKAFLNSAFLLVAVVLIGLFVSSMNLTSWRGHDIRGRREEFHHHFLKMGSNASIAMHLQKLTAEPHVAGTPENFATAEYVLSSFRKYGLTSYYRDYNVLLSYPVSRSLVLSLPGEQSRHLKLREREEKGDPFSRSSKTIPGFHAYSPSGQAAALVVYVNYGRVEDFAKLKELGINVSGCIAIARQGMIFRGDIVKNAAGAGAVAVVMYSDPQEYAGGKKSGGVSYPNSKWLPSSGIQRGTVLEGSGDPLSPGWPSTANSERLSANEIEALLPPIPSLPISAEDAFLVMGSLAGPLAPPHWQGALDLPLYRLGPGPAILNLTYVANQTVAPIRNVFAEIKGVDEPDRYVLLGNHRDAWTFGAVDPNSGTAALLDIAQRFGKLLKQGWRPRRTIILCSWDAEEYGSIGSTEWVEQNFDLLHSRAVAYINVDCAVAGPGFFAFATPQLDNLVEDATRKVPDPEDASRTVYQAWGLSGLQSETRIGRLGGGGSDFVSFLHHVGVPAVDIYFGKDYPVYHSLYDNYMWMQIFGDPLFQRHVAVAAIWGLVSLKLVDEEILPFNYEKYADELESYTVGLESGLKAIGSPSDVTVSPLYQSISQLRMAIAGSKKEQKELEDLTPQLNYQYVVSRRREFNDRLLMAERAFTQSDGLPGRPWYKHLIYGPTSHDDYGSSSFPGVSDSLQKAVSFNTSENWSTVQRQIWRVSRAIERVAIVLKGQLT